A region from the Verrucomicrobiota bacterium genome encodes:
- a CDS encoding AbrB/MazE/SpoVT family DNA-binding domain-containing protein produces the protein MIKSISVKGQLVLPSKLRRKYGITAGSPVNIFDTGAGILIEPLHTSSSDGNFVKKSKIDGGPVLSFKKKQILASAQVAKLLEESE, from the coding sequence ATGATTAAGTCGATTTCAGTTAAAGGACAGTTGGTTCTACCGAGCAAGTTGAGGAGAAAGTACGGGATTACGGCAGGAAGTCCGGTCAATATTTTTGATACGGGTGCGGGAATATTGATTGAGCCATTACACACGAGCTCTTCAGATGGAAACTTCGTTAAAAAAAGCAAGATCGATGGCGGCCCTGTTCTTTCTTTCAAGAAAAAACAGATACTCGCTTCAGCGCAAGTTGCGAAGCTCCTTGAAGAATCCGAATGA
- a CDS encoding PIN domain-containing protein: MNYLLDVNALIAGVYEDHEHYAVMRTWMLENKDHGLRVAPLVMTGCLRILMTVSGEKKMQKIISAIAAFREFYNIETVADDIENEQLGTWVSGPKQVTDAHLLAIAKRHELKLLTFDKNIPGKNVLRLG; this comes from the coding sequence ATGAACTATCTACTCGACGTAAATGCGTTGATTGCTGGTGTATATGAAGATCACGAGCACTATGCCGTTATGCGAACATGGATGCTTGAAAATAAAGATCATGGTCTTCGAGTTGCGCCACTGGTTATGACGGGCTGTTTAAGGATTTTGATGACTGTTTCAGGAGAGAAGAAAATGCAAAAAATAATTTCTGCCATCGCGGCATTTAGGGAATTTTATAATATAGAAACCGTCGCAGACGATATTGAGAATGAACAACTTGGAACCTGGGTTTCAGGACCAAAACAAGTTACCGACGCGCATTTACTGGCAATTGCCAAGCGACACGAACTGAAGTTGCTGACCTTTGATAAGAACATTCCAGGTAAAAATGTTCTCCGCCTTGGTTGA
- a CDS encoding VCBS repeat-containing protein, which translates to MTPCKTFDASTAQFKVLIFHFGLSLLFIGCGKNEELVEKSVGEGLAQQYCIACHSFPEPDLLPKESWEFLLTYMGFFLGVVDYSYLEGSSERTMDVIEAREEFVRAAHLLPDTPMLSGEQWKMLREYYMSHAPEAAIPQVDKPKVVEDLSLFSVKSIQYRQKAAITSLVSIDEKNGFLLIHDSGAQRLTILDKDLDFHDSHEAPGVFLIEAITRDNEIYLLNIGDLFASEIGKSYGEVQHAKLRGGVHYDLKILLDNLHRPSDFSFADFQNNGVEELLVSNFGDYTGNLSLFRRDLSNGELLSEAEILSSEAGIVQSEAFDFNEDGFLDIVTMMSAARENVSIFLNQANGSFERNIIIEGNPSYGYTGLVLRDFNNDGRMDLITLNGDNGDSDPYNTLKRDQGIRIYLNQGDLKFEEAYFYPMYGVYGAEIEDFDLDGDLDIAAISFHPDFYPEKPENFVFLEQTEPLTFAPKTHPATYNGRWLTMDSGDIDGDGDKDIVLGAAYSPVGMMANHEDKFLQLVKEGPPLLFLENQTNE; encoded by the coding sequence ATGACACCCTGTAAAACATTTGATGCTTCAACCGCTCAATTTAAAGTTCTGATTTTTCACTTTGGATTATCCCTTTTATTTATTGGCTGTGGAAAAAATGAGGAACTGGTTGAGAAATCAGTTGGTGAAGGACTCGCCCAACAATATTGTATCGCCTGCCATTCATTTCCCGAACCGGACCTGCTACCGAAAGAGAGCTGGGAATTTTTGCTAACCTATATGGGGTTCTTTCTGGGTGTTGTGGATTACTCTTATTTGGAAGGCAGCTCGGAGCGAACCATGGACGTCATTGAGGCCCGGGAGGAGTTTGTTCGTGCGGCTCATTTGTTGCCTGATACTCCCATGCTTTCCGGGGAACAATGGAAAATGTTGCGGGAGTATTATATGAGTCATGCGCCGGAAGCGGCGATCCCCCAGGTCGACAAACCGAAAGTTGTCGAGGACCTTTCTTTATTTTCGGTTAAGTCGATCCAGTACCGACAAAAGGCGGCCATCACGTCGCTCGTATCCATCGATGAAAAGAACGGATTCCTTTTGATTCATGATAGTGGTGCGCAACGGCTCACCATACTGGATAAGGATTTGGATTTTCATGATTCACACGAAGCGCCAGGTGTTTTTCTGATTGAAGCGATAACCCGGGATAACGAAATCTACCTGCTCAATATTGGTGATCTCTTCGCATCGGAAATCGGAAAATCCTATGGCGAGGTTCAGCACGCGAAGCTGCGTGGTGGCGTGCACTATGACTTAAAGATTCTTTTGGATAATCTTCATCGGCCATCAGATTTTTCTTTTGCAGATTTTCAAAATAATGGGGTGGAGGAACTTCTTGTGAGCAACTTTGGTGATTACACAGGAAACCTGTCTTTGTTTAGACGAGATCTATCGAACGGGGAGTTGTTATCTGAAGCGGAAATTCTCAGCTCTGAAGCGGGAATCGTTCAAAGCGAGGCCTTTGACTTCAATGAAGATGGATTTCTCGACATTGTAACTATGATGAGCGCAGCTCGCGAAAACGTGAGTATTTTTCTGAACCAGGCAAACGGCAGCTTTGAAAGAAATATCATTATTGAGGGGAATCCATCTTATGGGTACACGGGGTTGGTGCTGCGCGATTTTAATAACGATGGTCGGATGGACTTGATCACACTCAACGGCGACAATGGTGATTCTGATCCCTACAACACACTGAAACGCGATCAAGGAATTCGCATCTACCTCAATCAGGGAGATCTGAAATTCGAAGAGGCTTATTTCTATCCGATGTATGGTGTTTACGGTGCCGAAATAGAAGACTTTGACCTCGATGGAGACTTGGACATCGCGGCCATTTCATTCCATCCGGACTTCTATCCTGAAAAACCAGAGAACTTCGTTTTTCTCGAACAAACTGAACCGCTCACTTTCGCCCCGAAGACACACCCTGCCACCTACAATGGCCGTTGGTTAACCATGGATTCTGGTGACATTGATGGCGATGGTGACAAAGACATCGTTCTCGGCGCAGCCTATTCTCCGGTAGGGATGATGGCTAATCATGAGGATAAATTTCTCCAGTTGGTAAAAGAAGGTCCTCCGTTATTATTCTTAGAGAACCAAACAAATGAGTAG
- a CDS encoding RNA-binding S4 domain-containing protein: MKEVTIAKEPVELCKILKFENLVESGGQAKFVINEGQVKVNGTVETRKRKKMVAGDTIEFQNKTYIIKLDETSAE; encoded by the coding sequence ATGAAAGAAGTAACGATAGCAAAAGAGCCGGTGGAGCTCTGCAAAATTCTGAAATTCGAGAACCTGGTTGAAAGCGGAGGTCAAGCGAAGTTTGTCATCAATGAAGGGCAGGTAAAAGTGAACGGAACCGTTGAAACCCGAAAACGAAAAAAGATGGTAGCGGGTGACACCATTGAATTTCAGAACAAAACCTACATCATTAAACTGGACGAAACATCAGCTGAGTGA